In the Deltaproteobacteria bacterium genome, one interval contains:
- a CDS encoding CRISPR-associated protein Csx14 has translation MARKLLIATLGTAPAVITEAIDLLTEQNVRPDGVQLLTTMDSDVQESCNLLLEHLPAHDGIAWVDPVPIAAYGDMDTPDAAVEFMQVACRLLKTYRDAGYRLFVSIAGGRKAMSALLALGVQFYGAERLFHVWVPPWIEAEGEITNLRKWKDFPDKINEALHPSLDVEESDRPRIVDLPFIGLFPLLNDIRAALQGEAAPPREIKQLLIANALLTGQGEPTPMGQTVAVILEGVEGLPPARQEECKVSIAKHHFSNRLERFAWELCGRFPYVTKIRSGEWRSGEGKVKVESPNIIRVFAPLGTDFPLQLILTTTATSEGQLEAARRDVERYLRRRR, from the coding sequence CCGTCATCACTGAAGCCATTGACCTGCTGACCGAGCAAAACGTCCGGCCGGATGGGGTGCAGTTGCTCACCACAATGGATTCAGACGTTCAAGAAAGCTGCAACCTGTTGCTTGAGCACCTACCTGCTCACGATGGCATCGCCTGGGTCGACCCGGTTCCTATTGCTGCCTACGGGGATATGGATACCCCAGATGCCGCAGTCGAGTTTATGCAGGTGGCCTGCCGCCTTTTGAAAACGTATCGGGATGCCGGTTACCGCCTTTTCGTGAGCATTGCCGGTGGCAGGAAGGCCATGTCGGCCCTGCTGGCCCTGGGCGTCCAGTTTTACGGCGCAGAGCGGTTGTTCCACGTGTGGGTTCCGCCGTGGATTGAAGCGGAGGGCGAGATCACCAATCTACGGAAGTGGAAGGACTTCCCGGACAAGATCAACGAAGCATTGCATCCATCGTTGGATGTAGAGGAAAGCGATCGCCCCCGCATTGTGGATTTGCCCTTCATTGGCCTGTTCCCACTGTTGAACGACATCCGGGCAGCTCTACAGGGGGAAGCAGCACCCCCAAGGGAAATCAAGCAACTGCTGATTGCAAACGCACTCTTGACAGGTCAGGGGGAGCCAACTCCGATGGGCCAAACGGTTGCTGTCATCCTGGAGGGTGTAGAAGGCCTGCCGCCGGCCCGTCAGGAAGAGTGCAAGGTGTCCATCGCCAAACATCACTTTTCCAACAGGTTGGAACGCTTTGCCTGGGAACTGTGTGGACGTTTCCCTTACGTCACCAAGATTCGCAGCGGTGAATGGCGGAGCGGTGAGGGCAAGGTGAAAGTAGAGTCTCCCAACATCATCCGCGTCTTTGCACCGCTGGGAACCGATTTCCCCTTGCAACTTATCCTAACCACCACGGCCACCAGCGAGGGGCAACTGGAGGCGGCAAGGCGGGACGTTGAGCGGTATCTCCGGAGGAGAAGATAA